DNA from Acidobacteriota bacterium:
CTCGGATCCTGCCAGCCAGTCGTCACCGTCCACCAGCACCACCAGATCGCGATCTGCCGCATCGAGAGACGCCAGCGCCCGCCAGCGCGCCCGAGCCGCCCAGCCGCGCCGGCTTCCCCGCAGCAATCTCAGACGAGGCTCCTCGGCGGCCAACCCCTGCAGCAGCGCCACCGAGCCGTCGGTGGAGGCATCGTCGTAGACGGTCCAGCAAAAGTCCCGGTGGCTTTGTTCCCTCAGGCTCTCCGCCAGCCGCGGCAGCCAGAGCTCGGCGTTGTGGCAGGCGGTGACGACGTGGATGCGCAGGGGATCAGCCATCGGAAGACCCCCGCCCCGTCTGGGCGATGCGCCGGCGCTGATAGCGATCTCGGTTCTCGGCGATGAGATGGGGCTCCCGCCAGGCGCTCTCGAACTCGTGGTGCTGGTGCAGGTAGGCGAAGGCTTCGCTGCGTACCAAATGTCGCCCGTCGCTGAGGTAGCGCTCGAGGAGATCCTGGTCTTCGGCTCCCCAGCCGACGAAGCCTTCATCCCAGCCGCCGACCTCTTCCAGGCGTTCCCGCCACAGGATCGGAGCCACGCCATAGCTCTCACCGTCGAGGATCCGTTTGAGGATGGTCTGCTGATGATCCGAGGCGGCGAGACGAACCCGGAACAAGATCTCTTGGCGTTGCTCCGGGGAGACCGACTCCAGGGGAGTGAGCAAGCGATAGCCCGCCACCACCAGCCGCGGCGCGGAGGCCGCCGCCGCCACGTGGCGCCGGAAGACCCCAGGCGCCGGCAGCAGGTCGACGTCGAAGGGCAGAATCAACTCTCCTCGCGCCGCCGCCAATCCCCGATTGAGCAGCCGACTGAGGTGGAAGGCGTCTGGGTTCTCGACGAAGAGATAGCGTGCCCCAGGGCAATCCTCCACCAGCCTTTGAACCGTCTTCTCCGCCGCGCCCTCCACCAGGATCAGCTCGCGATCCGGAGCATCCGCCTGACGAAACCAGCTCAACAGGTTGCGCAGATGAACCGTGCGGTTGCGATAGGGCACCAACAACGAAATCTTGGGCATGCTGAAACCAGCTTTGCAACGCCTGCCGTCTTTGTCAATCGAAGCCCTCCCGCCTCGCAAAAAAGAGCGAGGGAAGGCCCAGAAGAACCTTCCCTCGCTTCGACTCATTCTCCGAGCCACCGCAGAGCGGCGACCCGGTGAGATGCAGACTTACTTACAGGTCTTGCGACCGCTCGGTCCGCGGCACTTGTTGGAGCAGCAGTCGCCGTCCACGGAGCAGGAGTCACCCTTCTGCCCGAGGGTGCAGGAACCACCGCCGGGGCCGCCGCCGCCGTAGAGAGCGTCGATGCCGTCGGCGTCGTCGTTCTCGATGCTGGCCGGGCCGTTGTTGCAGGAGGACACCGACGGATACATGGTGGCACCGTTGACGTTGGTGTGGCCGAGGCCCAGACCGTGGCCGATCTCGTGCACCATCACGCCCTCGATGTAGAACTCGCTGGAGCAGCCGGAGCCGTTGGGATCCTCGTTCTGGGAAGTCCAGCTGTAGGAGGTGTTGGTGACGATGTCGGCGTCGTCGATGCGGTAGGTGCCATCGTTGCGCTGGCTGTAATAGCCGGTGAAGGTGGCCGCCAGACAGTTGCCGTTGCAGACGTTGATGGGATCGTCGAAGACCAGCATGGGAGTGCCGTCTCCGAGGGTCAGGTTGTTGGTATTGCCCGAGGTGGCTCCGACCACGTTGCCGGAACCGGCGCCGTTCCAGGCCTGATTCGAGGTGATGGCCTGCACGGTGGCCGAGACACCACCGTCGGAATCATTGACGGAGCTCAGGCCGCCGTTGTCGACGATGTAGGTGGGAGCGCTGTCCCAAGTACGGGCGGGGCTCAGAAGGACGTAGGCAGAGGCGCTGCTCGCCACCATCAGGGCTACCAGGGCGAGAACCAGATAGCCGGGGATCTTCAAATCATGCATTTTCATGTTCATTCTCCTTATTCCGGTCTATCCAGTTATTGCTGCAGCCGAGGAATACGACGGGCCTGGGCCCGGAGCTGGGTCTTGAGCTCGTCCAGCTGGATCGTCCGCGGACGCTCCGCGGGGCGACCGTCGGCGGTCAGCAGCTGCACACCGGCCTCGAGGGTCGGCACGGCCATCTCGGCACCCTGACGGTCCCGGGTGATGCGGTACTGCCCCAGGCGGTAGCCCACCACCTGGTAGACGCCGGCCTCGGCGGGCTGGAGGAAGAGGAGAGTGTTCTGCCCGCGGTTGAACTGCGGGAAACCGGCGGCCTCGATGGTGTAGCCATTGACGGTGCCGCCAGCGGTGCGCACGCGCACGACGGTAGCGTCGGTCTTACCCACGACTTCCTCGCGGACCTGCACCAGAGCCTCGGTGAAGATCACCGTGCGCTCGTCGTTCCAGAACGAGGTGACCTCAAGGATCTGCCCCTGAACCACGGCGACGGACTCCTGCAGCATCTCTTGCTGACTCATGTTGACAAAGGTGGACGCCGAGGCCGGTAGGGCCAAGAGGGCGACCAAGGCGAGGACGGACAACGCTACGGTCGTTCGCATCAAAAAAATCCTCCCAGAGGAAAGAAAAGGGGGGCACAGACACCTTTCCCCACACGGAAAAGGCTTGAGGACCCTTAGAAGGCATCGAGAGCTATTGCTGCCATATTCGTATAGTGAGTGCCTACACAAGCACAAAACAGGACAGATGCGAACAAAAAACACGGCGACCGAGCTCTAGGAGCCCGGCCGCCGTGCCGTTCTTGCCGGAGTCATCCGGCACGAGAAGCGATGCTGAGACTACTGGTAGGTGACCACCAGCTGCGGGTGGTTGGCCGCATCTCCGTTGTCGCCGGAGAAGTAGCCCATGTAGTCGTCGCTCCTGTTGTCGTTGTCATCCAGCTGGAAGTAAATCCGCAGCTGGGTGGTGCCGGTCTTGTTGACCGCCGACAGGCCGGAGGCGTCTAGGACGCCCTCGGACCAATCGCCGTCCGCCGGCGCGTCGGTGAGGGTCGCGGCCTGAGACGCCGTGGCGGCGGCCTCGAAGTCGCTGTCCTGCAACGCCGTGTTGCCGCTGAAGCCGCCGCTCTGGACGTCGACGAAGCAGCTACCGAAGGTGGCGAAGGGGTTGGCGCCGGTGAGGCGTCCGCGGCGCAGCCGCAGGGTCGCCGACACGATGGTGGCGCCGTCCGGGATGGACGAGGTGTCGAAGGACACCACCGACCGCCACTGACGGTCCCGCCGGTCGTCGCCGGCGCGGATGGGCCGCTGACCGGCACCGTTGGGATTGCTGTTGCCACCGACTCCGCTGTTCTCCCCCTGCTCCCGGGTCCAGCCGTCTTCCCCACCGAGAGAGGTGAAGGTGACGGTGGTGGAAGAAGCGGGATCCACCGTGACGGTGATGGAGTCGGAGCCCGGCAGGCCACCGCCGTCGGTGACGCTGGCGGTGATGGTGTGGGTGCCCACGGACAGCCCGGTGGTGGAGAACGAGGCTCCGGAACCGATGTTGCCGTCGAGGCTCGAATCCCAGCTCAGGGACGCGGAGATGTTGCCGTCCTCGGCATCGTTGGCGGTGCCGGAGAAGGTGACGTTGTCCCCATCGGTGAAGGTGGAGCCGTCCGCCGGAGCGGTGATGGTCACCACCGGAGCGGTGTTGCCGCCGGGATCACAGGGCGACTCGCCGGTGACCACGATGTCGTCGACGAACCAACCGGTGAAGCCGTTGGACACGCTGTCCACGGTGTTGAAGCGGAAGCGCAGCTGGATGGTCTGCCCGGCGTAGGCCGCCAGGGAGATGGCTCCGCTGCTCTGCCACGCCGCGGTGGACGCATCCGCCGAAGAGCGCGACCACACCGGAGTCCAGCTGCTGCCGTCGGTGGACACCGCCACCTCGGCGGTGTCGTAGGTGCCGCTGAAGGATTCCACCACGCGGTAGTAGTCGAAGGTCAGCGTCGACGCCGAGTTGATGCCCAGGATCACCGGCGAAACGAGATCACCGGTGTTGGCGGAGCCGGTGTCGTAGGTGCAGGTCGAATCCTGGCCGTAGTAGAAGGCGTTCACCGGCGACGAATAGCCCGGCGAAGCACAGCTGGAGTTCACCGTCAGATGCCACAGACCGCTGGCGGTCCAAGCACCGGCGCCAAGCTCGAAGTCCTCGTCCAGGCCAGCGGCGGTCCCGTCGTCGACGGTGATCGTGGCGGAGTCGGAATCGCTGCCGCAGGCGGCGGTGGTAGCGGTGACGGTGTAAGTGGTGGTGGTGGTCGGCGAGACGGTGATCTGCGCCGTGGTCTGGCCGCCCGGCGACCAGCTGTAGGTGTTGTCCGGCTGGGCCGGGGTCCCCACGACGGTGGAGTCACCGAGGCAGATCACCTGGTCCGGACCGGCGTCGGCCACCGGGAACGGATTGCACTGACACTCCGGCGGCACGTTGAAGCCGTCGGTAGCGGACAGGCTGCCGGAACCGCCGGTGGCAGCATCGATACCCAGGCCGTAGGCCGCGAAGGCCTCCCACAGACGGCAGACGTCCTCGCCGCCGTAGTTGTCCACCGCCGCCTGAATGATGCCGTCCCGGTTGTCCAGGAAGGTCGGCGAGCAGGCGGTGTTCTTCAGGCCCTCGTTGACGTAGAGCATCATCCGCTGGTTGCCGGAGCCGCCGGCAGCATCGTAGATGTCCGGGTCGAAGCCGTGGAAATCCACCAAGGCCCAATAGGCCTCCCAGATGCCCTGGGCCCACACCGCGCCGACGCCGTGGGGCACGGACACGCCGGTGCTGATGGTGGAATAGGTCCAGGTGTTGACGCCGGGATCGGTGCTGTAACGCTGGGTGCGGATGCCCGGGCCGGTGGTGGCCTGGTCCAGGGCGTAGGTGCCGATGCCGCGGGGATCGGTGCCGGCGTCGCCGGTCTCGGCGGTGTAGGCCAAGGACCACCAGTCACTCCAGCCCTCGCCGGCCTGCTGCGTGTTGCTCAAGCAGCTGACGTTGGACGGCCCACCGACCTGACGGTTGGAAATGCCGTGGCCATACTCGTGGATGATGATGCCGTTGTCCAGATCGCCGTCCTTGTCGGGGGTCGGCGCGGTCCAGATGTACATCTGCATGCGCGGGTTGGAGCCGTCCGGCGGGGTCAACATGTTGGCGTTGTTGGTGCCGGAGCCGTCCTGGGCCTCGGCGTCCACCGGATCACTGCCGGCGCCGGGGGCTCCGTAGTTGTTCTCCTGGAAGTTGCCCGCCGCCTCGTCGAAGCCGTACTGGTATTGCACATCGTGGATGATGTTGTTCCAGTAGAAGAGGTTGGCCACCGCCGCCGGAATGTACTGATTCGGCGCCAGGGTCAGATCGATGGAGAAATCGCAGACGAGAGAGCCGCCGCAGTCGGGCTCGCTGGCCGGGGGTCCATTGTTGTTGTCGATGTCGTCGTAGGCGTGGACGTTGTTGCCCCGGTGGATGGTGAACTCGGCGCCGGCGGCACCGTTGGTGTCATGCCAGCCGAAGGGGGACGCGGAACCGTCCGCCGGATCGATGACCAGGGTGCGGCCGTCGGAGGGCGGCAGCGGGGTCACGTGGTTGGGGCTCTCCGCCGGAATCTCGTACACGCGGTAGGAGTCGTTGGCGACCCAGTCGAAGCGAGTCCAGACGGTGCCGTCCACGGCATCGACGGTGAAGTCGAAGGCGTGCTCGCTGTCGAGGGTGAAGATCTGGAAGTTCCACACCAGGCGGGCGTTGCCGCGGTGGATGGGCAGCCACATGAGCTGGGCGGTGATGGGATCCTGGGAGACGCCCTGATGGGGAACCTGGGTTTCCCGGGTGGGGCCGCTGGCGACGCTCGCCCGGCCCTCGACCTTGATCCCCGCCTCCAGGTGCTGGAGGGCGGAGTTCACCGCCGCCACGGCGCCGATTTGAGGAGTGGTGGTGTTGATGGCCTTGGCCAGGTCCGGCAGGAACGCGTTGTTGGCGCTGATCAGCCGACCGTCGCGGTTGACGTTGAGGTGCAGCTGGCCGTTGTAGACCGGGATGTCACCGTGGTGCTGCACCAGATAGAGGTGGGTGGCACCGGAGACTTTGGAGAAGACCGAGTCCTGGACCTGGGCGCTCTCGAGATCCGCCGGGGTCAGGCCGAAGAGGTCGAGGTGATCGGCGACGAAGCCCAGGCCAATGGTCAGCGGGCTCGCCTCGGAGTCACCGGCGGTGAGGTAGCCAGTGCGGTTGGAGACGGTGCGCAGGGCCCCGGTGGTGGGCTCGAAACGCGCTTCCAGCCCCGGAACGGTGGCCCGCAGCTGATTGAGGGCGGCCTCCTGGGTCGGGCCCTGGAAGATGTCGACGCCACGCTGCGCCGCATCCCGATGATCGTAGTTGCGGTAATTGTCTTGGAGCTGGGCCGCTTCAACGCCCAGCGGCGTCCACAGCACAGCCAGAAGCGCCACGGCAACGCCGAAGGCGCGAAGCACGGGGCTCCTCGACCAGGTTCGATAGTCCATCCTCGAAAACTCCTCTCCGAAAGGGGGGGGTGAACGGGAGCTGCCGGCACTTCCGCGCAGGGAAAGCCGACGCTCAAACGACAGAAAACCTTGAATAGGCATCAGTTAAGTGCGCGGAAGCTTAGAAAAAGAGACAGTGACCAAGAAAAAAGGTCCCAGGACAGGGCCCGGAGAGCCCCCCGCCCTCGACGCTGGAGCGTCTCCCCTGGGCTCCCACGCTGGAGCGCGGGAGCGAGTTGCACAAACAGTCCTCGCGGAGCCCGTTTCATCGATCCGGGAGCGAGTGGGGACTGAGGTTATAGGGTGGGCGCCAGCCCACCACCCCGGCTAGAGGATCTCGATGCTGTCGGGGTTCTGGAATCCCCGGGGCAGGCGGCTGCCGCGCTGGGCTCGTTCACCGTAATAGGGCTCCAGCTCCGAGCCCTTGAGGTTGATGTAGCGCTTGCCGGCGTGGATGCGCAGGGTGTCGCCTTCGGTGAGGGCGGCGACGGCGATGAGCACTTCCTGGCCGTAGCGCTTGGTGCGCGGCATGTTGAGGATCTTGTTGCCCTTGCCCCGGGGCATGGCGGGCAGGTCGCGGATGGGGAAGACCAAGAGCCGGCCCTGGTCCGTCAGCCCCGCCACCAGGTCCTCCTCGTAGTTCGTCACCTTGCGCGGGGTCAGAGGCTTCGAGCCCTTGGGCAGGGCGAGCACCGACTTGCCGGCCTTGGGCCGGGCATGGAGATCGCCGAGGGTGGTGACGAAGCCGTAGCCGGCGTCGGAAGCGAGGAGCACCATGTCCTCGTCGGCCCCCGCCAGCACCGCGGTGAATTGGGATCCCGGCGGCGGCGACAGGCTACTGGACAGGGGCTCCCCCTGGCCCCGGGCGGACGGCAGGGTGTGCGCCGGCAGAGAGTACGAGCGGCCGGTGGAGTCGAGGAAGATGGCCTGCTGATTGCTGCGTCCGGGAGCGGCGCCGAGGAAGCCGTCGCCGGCCTTGTAGCTCAGGCTCTCGCCGTCCACATCGTGCCCCTTGGCGGCGCGCACCCAACCGCGCTGGGAGAGCACGATGGTCACCGCCTCGCTGGGGATCAGCTCCGACTCGTCCATGGCCTTGGCCGCCTGGCGCTCAACGATGGGCGAGCGGCGCTCGTCGCCGAATTCCTCGGCGTCCGCCTGCAGCTCCTCCCGCACCTTCCCAGCCAGCGCCTTCGGCGAGCCGAGGAGCCGCTCCAGCTCGTCCCGCTCCTTCTGCAACTCGTCCTGCTCGCCGCGGATCTTCATCTCCTCGAGGCGCGACAGATAGCGCAGCTTGAGCTCGAGGATCGCCTCCGCCTGCACGTCGGTGAGGCCGAAGCGCTCCATCAGCACCGGCTTGGGCTGTTCCTCATGACGAATGATCGCGATGACCTCGTCGATATTGAGGTAGGCGATGAGGAAACCCGCCAGCAGGTGCAGACGCTGCAAGACCTTGTCGTATCGATGCTTGAGGCGCCGGCGCACGGTCTCGATGCGGAAGTCGAGCCACTGCTTCAGGAGCTCCTTGAGATCCATCTGCTGGGGCCGGCCGTCGAGGCCGATGGCGTTGACGTTGACCCGGTGGGTGCGCTCCAGGTCGGTGGTGGCGAAGAGGTGGGCCATGAGGGCGTCCACGTCCACCCGGTTGGAGCGTGGGGTCACCACCAGCCGGCAAGGATTCTCGTGATCCGACTCGTCCCGCAGGTCGTCCACCATGGGAAGCTTCTTGGCCTGCATCTGGGAGGCGATCTGGGACAGCACCTTGCTGCCGGAGACCTGGTACGGCAGAGCGGTGATCACCACGTCGCCGTTCTCCCGGCTCCAGCGGCAGCGGGCCCGCACCGAGCCGCTGCCGGTCTTGTAGATGGAGAGCAGTTCCTCCGGCGACGAGATGATCTCCGCCTCGGTGGGAAAGTCCGGCCCCGGCAGATGCTCGAAGAGGTCCTCCACCGTCGCCTTGGGATGGTCCAGCAGATGCACCGCCGCCGCCACTACCTCCCGGGCATTGTGGGGCGGAATGTCCGTGGCCATGCCCACGGCGATGCCGGAAGCGCCGTTGAGCAGCACGTTGGGCAGCCTCGCCGGCAGCATCAACGGCTCCTTCAGGGTGCCGTCGAAGTTGGGCCCCCACTCCACCGTTCCCTGGTCGAGCTCCGAGAGTAGAGTCTGAGCATAGCGGGTCAGCCGCGCCTCGGTGTAGCGCATGGCGGCGAAGGAGCGGGGATCGTCCTGGCTGCCCCAATTGCCCTGACCGTCCACCAACGGATAGCGGAAGCTGAAGCTCTGGGCCATGAGCACCATGGCCTCGTAGCAGGCGGAGTCGCCGTGGGGATGGAATTTGCCAATGACGTCGCCGACGGTGCGGGCGGATTTCTTGAATTTGGCCAGCGCCGACAGGCCGAGCTCCGACATGGCGTAGACGATGCGCCGCTGCACCGGCTTGAGGCCATCCCCCACATGGGGCAGAGCGCGGTCGAGGATGACGTACATGGAGTAGTCCAGGTACGCCTTCTCGGTGAACTCCGAGAGCGGTTGCTGCTCGGTGTCCTGGGTCTGCAAGCTCAGCTGGATCGCCTCGTCGCTCTCGGCCTTCTTCTTGCCTCGGCGCTTCTTCTTTTCCGCCATCACTTCTTCTCCGCCATCAATGGAGTCTCCATCTTTAGACTTCCGCCAGATCGCCCTTGGCGGTGAGCCAGTGGCGGCGATCCGAGGACCGGCGCTTGGCCAGCAGCATGTCGAGCATCTCGTCCGCCTTCTTGCCGCCGTCCAGGGTCAGCTGCACCAGCCGCCGGGTCTCCGGTGCCATGGTGGTTTCCCGCAGCTGGCTGGGATTCATCTCCCCCAGCCCCTTGAAACGCTGGACGTTGACCTTGCCCTTGAGCTCCCCCGCCTCGGTGCGCCGCAGCACCTCGTTCTTCTCGCTCTCGTCGAGGGCGTAGAAGACCTTCTTGCCAACGTCCACTCGAAAGAGCGGCGGCATGGCCACGTACACGCGGCCGGCGAGAACCAGCTGGCGGAAGTGGCGGACGAAGAGGGCACAGAGGAGGGTCGCGATGTGCAAGCCGTCGGAGTCGGCGTCGGCGAGAATGCACACTTTGCCGTAGCGCAGGTCGTCGAGCTTGGCATTGCCCGGCTCCACCCCCAACGCGACGGCGATGTCGTGGACCTCCTGGGAGCCCAGCACCTGGCCGTGCTCCACCTCCCAGGTGTTGAGGATCTTGCCCCGCAGCGGCAGGATGGCCTGGAATTCCCGGCTCCGGGCCTGCTTGGCGGAGCCGCCGGCGGAGTCTCCCTCCACCAGGAAGAGCTCCGTCACCGACAGGTCCTGGCTGGTGCAATCCGCCAGCTTGCCGGGCAGCGCCGGCCCGCCGACGGTCTTTTTGCGCTGCACCTTCTTCGCCGAGCGCTGCCGCGCCTGGGCGCTGTCGATGGCCAGCTGGGCGATGCGTTCGGCGTCGGCGGTGTGGTTGTTGAGCCACAGGCTGAAGGCGTCCTTGGTCACCCCGGAGGCGAAGCTCGCCGCCTGGCGGGAGGACAGGCGCTCCTTGGTCTGGCCGGAAAACTGAGGCTCGCGCATGCGCAGGGAGAGGATGTAGCTGCACCGGTTCCAAACGTCGTCGGGGCTGATCTTGACCCCCCGCGGCAGCAGGTTGCGGAACTCGCAGAATTCGCGAATGGCCTCGGTGAGGCCGAGACGGAAACCGTTGACGTGGGTTCCGCCCTGGGGCGTGGGGATGAGGTTGACGTAACTCTCGGTAACCGGATCTCCCTCCTCCGGCAGCCAGGTCACCGCCCACTCCACCTCTTCTTCCTCGGAGGAGAGCTCGCCGGTGAAGGGCTCCTCGGGCACGCGCTCGAAGTCCCCCAGCTCGTCGAGGAGGTAATCCGTCAGCCCGGCCTCATAGCACCAGGTCTCGTCGTCCTCGTCTTTGGCTTCGTGGGTGAAGGTGATGGTCAGCCCGGGGCACAGCACCGCTTTGGCGCGGAGGGAGCGCTTGAGCTTCGGGATGCTGATCTTGGGGGAGTCGAAGTATTGGGCGTCGGGCCAGAAGCGTAGCCGGGTGCCGGTGTTGCGCTGGCCGACGCTGCCCACGACCTTCAGATCCTGCTTCTTGTGCCCACCGTCGACGAAGATCATGTGGTGCTCTTTGCCGTCCCGGCGCACCCACACCTCGAGGCGTTCGGAAAGAGCGTTGACCACCGACACGCCGACGCCGTGGAGGCCGCCGGAGAAGCGGTAGTTCTTGCCGGAGAATTTGGCGCCGGCGTGAAGCCGGGTGAGGATCACTTCGACGCCGGAGACTTTCTCTCCCTTGTGGCGGTCCACCGGCATGCCCCGGCCATCGTCCTCCACCGACACCGAGCCGTCCTCGTGCACCGTCACGGCGATGTTCTTGCAGTGGCCGGCGATGGCCTCGTCCACGGAGTTGTCCACCACCTCCTGGGCGAGGTGATTGGGGCGCTCGGTGAGGGTGTACATGCCGGGGCGTTTGCGCACCGGCTCCAGGCCCTTGAGGACCTCGATCTGCTCAGCGGTGTAGTTGGTCATGCAGGGTTGGGGGTCGTGGAAAGCTGGTTCGTGGACGATCCTGAATGGGATACGGGCGGGTCTGTGATCCAGCGCTTGCCCTCCTCGCGACCTGCGCCGGATTACCGCCCCCGTTGGCGGCCCATGATACCGGAATCCCGCCATCCTTCAAGCCCCCTCTCTCCCTGATCAACAAGTGGGTACCACCTCTTCCTTCTGTCCCATGATCCAACGAGGAGCGGTAAGCCTGGGGGCGTGGGCAGTCGAGTTCTGCGGGGATCTCACGATCCTCCTCGAATCCCGCTGCCCACTCACACCGGTAGAGGTTGATCCGGCTATTGGGAATCCAGCAGCCAGAAGTGGAATCGCTGACTAGGCGATTACCAGCAAGCAAGAACCAACAAGTGGGTACCACCCTCCTCCATCCTGTCCCCAACGCTCAGAGAACACCGCCGGTATGGCGAGGGAGCGGGTTCCGAGGATGGGCGTCCGCGTCCACCGCAGGACCCGACTCCCGAGCACCCCTCACCGTCCTTCCCCTGTCCAAACCCAAGAAAGCCGGCAAGGATGCCGGCGCTCC
Protein-coding regions in this window:
- a CDS encoding glycosyltransferase family A protein, which codes for MADPLRIHVVTACHNAELWLPRLAESLREQSHRDFCWTVYDDASTDGSVALLQGLAAEEPRLRLLRGSRRGWAARARWRALASLDAADRDLVVLVDGDDWLAGSE
- a CDS encoding glycosyltransferase family 2 protein, which translates into the protein MPKISLLVPYRNRTVHLRNLLSWFRQADAPDRELILVEGAAEKTVQRLVEDCPGARYLFVENPDAFHLSRLLNRGLAAARGELILPFDVDLLPAPGVFRRHVAAAASAPRLVVAGYRLLTPLESVSPEQRQEILFRVRLAASDHQQTILKRILDGESYGVAPILWRERLEEVGGWDEGFVGWGAEDQDLLERYLSDGRHLVRSEAFAYLHQHHEFESAWREPHLIAENRDRYQRRRIAQTGRGSSDG
- a CDS encoding matrixin family metalloprotease; translation: MKMHDLKIPGYLVLALVALMVASSASAYVLLSPARTWDSAPTYIVDNGGLSSVNDSDGGVSATVQAITSNQAWNGAGSGNVVGATSGNTNNLTLGDGTPMLVFDDPINVCNGNCLAATFTGYYSQRNDGTYRIDDADIVTNTSYSWTSQNEDPNGSGCSSEFYIEGVMVHEIGHGLGLGHTNVNGATMYPSVSSCNNGPASIENDDADGIDALYGGGGPGGGSCTLGQKGDSCSVDGDCCSNKCRGPSGRKTCK
- a CDS encoding M36 family metallopeptidase, translating into MDYRTWSRSPVLRAFGVAVALLAVLWTPLGVEAAQLQDNYRNYDHRDAAQRGVDIFQGPTQEAALNQLRATVPGLEARFEPTTGALRTVSNRTGYLTAGDSEASPLTIGLGFVADHLDLFGLTPADLESAQVQDSVFSKVSGATHLYLVQHHGDIPVYNGQLHLNVNRDGRLISANNAFLPDLAKAINTTTPQIGAVAAVNSALQHLEAGIKVEGRASVASGPTRETQVPHQGVSQDPITAQLMWLPIHRGNARLVWNFQIFTLDSEHAFDFTVDAVDGTVWTRFDWVANDSYRVYEIPAESPNHVTPLPPSDGRTLVIDPADGSASPFGWHDTNGAAGAEFTIHRGNNVHAYDDIDNNNGPPASEPDCGGSLVCDFSIDLTLAPNQYIPAAVANLFYWNNIIHDVQYQYGFDEAAGNFQENNYGAPGAGSDPVDAEAQDGSGTNNANMLTPPDGSNPRMQMYIWTAPTPDKDGDLDNGIIIHEYGHGISNRQVGGPSNVSCLSNTQQAGEGWSDWWSLAYTAETGDAGTDPRGIGTYALDQATTGPGIRTQRYSTDPGVNTWTYSTISTGVSVPHGVGAVWAQGIWEAYWALVDFHGFDPDIYDAAGGSGNQRMMLYVNEGLKNTACSPTFLDNRDGIIQAAVDNYGGEDVCRLWEAFAAYGLGIDAATGGSGSLSATDGFNVPPECQCNPFPVADAGPDQVICLGDSTVVGTPAQPDNTYSWSPGGQTTAQITVSPTTTTTYTVTATTAACGSDSDSATITVDDGTAAGLDEDFELGAGAWTASGLWHLTVNSSCASPGYSSPVNAFYYGQDSTCTYDTGSANTGDLVSPVILGINSASTLTFDYYRVVESFSGTYDTAEVAVSTDGSSWTPVWSRSSADASTAAWQSSGAISLAAYAGQTIQLRFRFNTVDSVSNGFTGWFVDDIVVTGESPCDPGGNTAPVVTITAPADGSTFTDGDNVTFSGTANDAEDGNISASLSWDSSLDGNIGSGASFSTTGLSVGTHTITASVTDGGGLPGSDSITVTVDPASSTTVTFTSLGGEDGWTREQGENSGVGGNSNPNGAGQRPIRAGDDRRDRQWRSVVSFDTSSIPDGATIVSATLRLRRGRLTGANPFATFGSCFVDVQSGGFSGNTALQDSDFEAAATASQAATLTDAPADGDWSEGVLDASGLSAVNKTGTTQLRIYFQLDDNDNRSDDYMGYFSGDNGDAANHPQLVVTYQ
- the parC gene encoding DNA topoisomerase IV subunit A yields the protein MAEKKKRRGKKKAESDEAIQLSLQTQDTEQQPLSEFTEKAYLDYSMYVILDRALPHVGDGLKPVQRRIVYAMSELGLSALAKFKKSARTVGDVIGKFHPHGDSACYEAMVLMAQSFSFRYPLVDGQGNWGSQDDPRSFAAMRYTEARLTRYAQTLLSELDQGTVEWGPNFDGTLKEPLMLPARLPNVLLNGASGIAVGMATDIPPHNAREVVAAAVHLLDHPKATVEDLFEHLPGPDFPTEAEIISSPEELLSIYKTGSGSVRARCRWSRENGDVVITALPYQVSGSKVLSQIASQMQAKKLPMVDDLRDESDHENPCRLVVTPRSNRVDVDALMAHLFATTDLERTHRVNVNAIGLDGRPQQMDLKELLKQWLDFRIETVRRRLKHRYDKVLQRLHLLAGFLIAYLNIDEVIAIIRHEEQPKPVLMERFGLTDVQAEAILELKLRYLSRLEEMKIRGEQDELQKERDELERLLGSPKALAGKVREELQADAEEFGDERRSPIVERQAAKAMDESELIPSEAVTIVLSQRGWVRAAKGHDVDGESLSYKAGDGFLGAAPGRSNQQAIFLDSTGRSYSLPAHTLPSARGQGEPLSSSLSPPPGSQFTAVLAGADEDMVLLASDAGYGFVTTLGDLHARPKAGKSVLALPKGSKPLTPRKVTNYEEDLVAGLTDQGRLLVFPIRDLPAMPRGKGNKILNMPRTKRYGQEVLIAVAALTEGDTLRIHAGKRYINLKGSELEPYYGERAQRGSRLPRGFQNPDSIEIL
- the parE gene encoding DNA topoisomerase IV subunit B, with the protein product MTNYTAEQIEVLKGLEPVRKRPGMYTLTERPNHLAQEVVDNSVDEAIAGHCKNIAVTVHEDGSVSVEDDGRGMPVDRHKGEKVSGVEVILTRLHAGAKFSGKNYRFSGGLHGVGVSVVNALSERLEVWVRRDGKEHHMIFVDGGHKKQDLKVVGSVGQRNTGTRLRFWPDAQYFDSPKISIPKLKRSLRAKAVLCPGLTITFTHEAKDEDDETWCYEAGLTDYLLDELGDFERVPEEPFTGELSSEEEEVEWAVTWLPEEGDPVTESYVNLIPTPQGGTHVNGFRLGLTEAIREFCEFRNLLPRGVKISPDDVWNRCSYILSLRMREPQFSGQTKERLSSRQAASFASGVTKDAFSLWLNNHTADAERIAQLAIDSAQARQRSAKKVQRKKTVGGPALPGKLADCTSQDLSVTELFLVEGDSAGGSAKQARSREFQAILPLRGKILNTWEVEHGQVLGSQEVHDIAVALGVEPGNAKLDDLRYGKVCILADADSDGLHIATLLCALFVRHFRQLVLAGRVYVAMPPLFRVDVGKKVFYALDESEKNEVLRRTEAGELKGKVNVQRFKGLGEMNPSQLRETTMAPETRRLVQLTLDGGKKADEMLDMLLAKRRSSDRRHWLTAKGDLAEV